In one Paracoccus everestensis genomic region, the following are encoded:
- a CDS encoding RsmB/NOP family class I SAM-dependent RNA methyltransferase codes for MDMARGGALRLLSGVRDGLSLSDQAGALKALPPADQARAGRLAGAVLRHQSRADAVIAGHVSRKPSPQVADILRLAVVEMLDLGGAAHGVVDAAVTLTRGLGQKGQAASGMVNAVLRKVAGYQGWSDLPPQPMPDWLREPVALAWGEGVAQAIEAAHQAGAPLDLTPKPGASVEGSEVLPTGSLRLHGPAQVSALPGYAQGDWWVQDAAAALPVRLLDPKPGERIADLCAAPGGKTLQLAAAGAQVAAVDISPARLRRVAENLRRCDLDADLVAADALEWRPDAPLDAVLLDAPCSATGTIRRHPDLPFLREGAGIPPLIDLQARLIDHALSLIPPGGRMVYAVCSLLPDEGEAQVAAALARHPGLMVETPDLPGIDPAWITPEGGLRTRPDCWADRGGMDGFFMIRLRKPV; via the coding sequence ATGGATATGGCACGGGGGGGCGCATTGCGCCTGCTATCGGGGGTGCGGGACGGATTGTCGCTGTCCGATCAGGCAGGCGCGCTGAAGGCGCTGCCGCCAGCGGACCAGGCCCGCGCCGGGCGTCTGGCAGGAGCCGTGCTGCGCCACCAGTCGCGCGCCGACGCGGTGATCGCAGGTCATGTCAGCCGCAAGCCCAGCCCGCAGGTGGCCGACATCCTGCGCCTGGCCGTGGTCGAGATGCTGGATCTGGGCGGCGCCGCGCATGGCGTGGTCGATGCGGCCGTGACCCTGACGCGCGGGCTGGGCCAAAAGGGCCAGGCCGCGTCGGGCATGGTGAACGCGGTGCTGCGCAAGGTGGCGGGCTATCAAGGCTGGTCCGACCTGCCGCCGCAGCCGATGCCCGACTGGCTGCGCGAGCCGGTTGCACTGGCTTGGGGCGAGGGCGTGGCCCAAGCCATCGAGGCCGCGCATCAGGCAGGCGCGCCGCTGGACCTGACCCCCAAGCCCGGCGCTTCGGTCGAAGGATCCGAGGTGCTGCCGACCGGCTCCCTGCGCCTTCATGGTCCGGCGCAGGTATCCGCCCTGCCCGGTTATGCGCAAGGGGATTGGTGGGTGCAGGATGCCGCCGCCGCCCTGCCCGTGCGCCTGCTGGATCCGAAGCCGGGGGAACGAATCGCTGACCTGTGCGCCGCGCCCGGCGGCAAGACCTTGCAACTGGCCGCTGCGGGCGCACAGGTCGCGGCGGTGGACATCAGCCCCGCCCGGCTTCGGCGCGTGGCCGAGAACCTGCGCCGCTGCGACCTGGATGCTGATCTGGTCGCAGCCGACGCTCTGGAATGGCGCCCCGATGCGCCCCTGGACGCGGTCCTGCTGGACGCGCCCTGTTCGGCCACCGGCACGATCCGGCGCCATCCCGACCTGCCATTCCTTCGTGAAGGGGCGGGCATCCCGCCGCTGATCGACCTGCAGGCGCGGCTGATCGACCATGCCCTGTCCCTGATCCCGCCGGGCGGGCGGATGGTTTACGCCGTCTGTTCGCTGCTGCCGGACGAAGGCGAGGCGCAGGTGGCAGCCGCGCTGGCCCGCCATCCCGGGCTAATGGTGGAAACCCCCGATCTTCCGGGCATCGACCCCGCGTGGATCACACCCGAAGGCGGCTTGCGCACCCGGCCCGATTGCTGGGCGGATCGCGGCGGCATGGACGGCTTCTTCATGATCCGGCTGCGCAAGCCGGTTTAG
- the purH gene encoding bifunctional phosphoribosylaminoimidazolecarboxamide formyltransferase/IMP cyclohydrolase — protein sequence MSRPVPIRRALISVSDKTGLIDFARKLDARGIEILSTGGSAKSLREAGLTVVDVADVTGFPEMMDGRVKTLHPAVHGGLLALRDNAEHLAAMEAHGIGPIDLLVVNLYPFEETAAKGAGYDDCIENIDIGGPAMIRAAAKNHGFVTVIVDVQDYDALLAELDANDDRTTLAFRQRQAQIAYARTAAYDAAVSTWLAGAIGDETPRRRAFAGTLSQPLRYGENPHQGAAFYVTGENRPGVATARQWQGKELSYNNINDTDAAFELVAEFDPAEGPACAIIKHANPCGVARGDSALDAYKRAFDCDRTSAFGGIIALNGTLDGATAEEIAKIFTEVVIAPDADEDAKRIFAAKKNLRLLTTGGLPDPQAPGLAFRQVAGGFLVQGRDNGHVGLPDLKVVSDRQPDDRELADMLFAWTVAKHVKSNAIVYAKDRATVGIGAGQMSRVDSTRIGRRKSEDMAEALGLAQPLTVGAVVASDAFFPFADGIEALAQAGARAVIQPGGSMRDDEVIAAANRLGLAMVFTGQRHFRH from the coding sequence ATGTCCCGTCCCGTGCCGATCAGACGCGCCCTGATTTCCGTTTCAGACAAGACCGGGCTGATCGACTTTGCCCGCAAGCTGGACGCCCGGGGGATCGAGATCCTGTCCACCGGCGGCAGCGCGAAATCGCTGCGCGAGGCGGGGCTGACGGTGGTGGACGTGGCCGATGTGACGGGCTTTCCCGAAATGATGGACGGTCGGGTCAAGACGCTGCACCCGGCGGTCCACGGCGGGCTGCTGGCCCTGCGCGACAATGCCGAACACTTGGCCGCGATGGAGGCGCATGGCATCGGTCCCATCGACCTGCTGGTCGTGAACCTTTATCCCTTCGAGGAAACGGCAGCGAAAGGTGCAGGCTATGACGACTGCATCGAGAATATCGACATCGGCGGCCCGGCGATGATCCGGGCTGCGGCCAAGAACCATGGCTTTGTCACCGTGATCGTGGATGTGCAGGATTACGACGCGCTGCTGGCGGAACTGGACGCCAACGATGATCGCACCACCCTGGCCTTTCGCCAGCGCCAGGCCCAGATCGCCTATGCCCGCACCGCCGCCTATGACGCTGCCGTCAGCACCTGGCTGGCGGGCGCCATCGGCGACGAAACGCCGCGCCGCCGCGCCTTTGCGGGCACCTTGTCCCAACCCCTGCGCTACGGCGAGAATCCGCATCAGGGGGCGGCCTTCTATGTCACCGGCGAGAACCGCCCGGGCGTTGCCACGGCGCGTCAGTGGCAGGGCAAGGAACTGTCCTACAACAACATCAACGACACCGACGCGGCATTCGAGTTGGTGGCGGAATTCGACCCGGCGGAAGGCCCTGCCTGCGCGATCATCAAGCACGCCAATCCCTGCGGCGTCGCGCGGGGCGACAGCGCGCTCGATGCCTATAAGCGGGCCTTCGATTGCGACCGGACCTCGGCCTTTGGCGGCATCATCGCGCTGAACGGGACGCTGGACGGCGCCACTGCCGAGGAGATCGCGAAGATCTTCACCGAGGTCGTGATCGCCCCCGACGCTGACGAGGATGCGAAGCGCATCTTTGCCGCCAAGAAGAACCTGCGCCTGCTGACCACCGGCGGGCTGCCCGATCCGCAAGCGCCGGGGCTGGCCTTCCGCCAGGTCGCGGGCGGGTTCCTGGTCCAGGGCCGCGATAACGGCCATGTGGGGCTGCCCGACCTCAAGGTCGTCAGCGACCGTCAGCCGGATGACAGGGAACTGGCCGATATGCTGTTCGCCTGGACCGTCGCCAAGCACGTCAAGTCGAACGCCATCGTTTATGCAAAGGATCGCGCGACCGTGGGCATCGGCGCGGGCCAGATGAGCCGCGTGGACAGCACCCGCATCGGCCGTCGCAAGTCCGAGGACATGGCCGAGGCGCTTGGCCTGGCCCAGCCCCTCACGGTCGGCGCGGTTGTCGCCTCCGACGCCTTCTTCCCCTTTGCCGACGGCATTGAGGCCCTGGCCCAGGCTGGCGCCCGCGCCGTGATCCAGCCCGGCGGGTCCATGCGCGACGACGAGGTGATCGCGGCGGCGAACCGCCTGGGCCTGGCGATGGTGTTCACCGGCCAGCGGCATTTCCGGCACTGA
- the lspA gene encoding signal peptidase II: MRLVIWVAATIFVVDQVLKYWVVHVLQLDRIRAIDVLPPWLNLRMAWNQGVNFGLMASDTGVTKWILVAVALAIVAWVWIWIWRSDAGALARIAAGMLIGGALGNVIDRLLYGAVADFLNMSLPGWQNPYSFNVADIAIFAGAIGLVLVPQKKQPEKPVRKPRDKTRDGTGKSG, translated from the coding sequence ATGAGGCTGGTGATCTGGGTCGCGGCGACGATCTTCGTGGTCGACCAGGTGCTGAAATACTGGGTCGTCCATGTGCTGCAACTGGACCGCATCCGAGCGATCGACGTTCTGCCCCCCTGGCTGAACCTGCGCATGGCCTGGAACCAGGGTGTCAATTTCGGGCTGATGGCATCCGACACCGGCGTGACGAAATGGATCCTGGTCGCGGTCGCGCTTGCCATCGTCGCCTGGGTCTGGATCTGGATCTGGCGCAGCGATGCCGGGGCGCTTGCACGCATTGCGGCGGGGATGCTGATCGGCGGCGCGCTTGGCAATGTCATCGACCGGTTGCTGTATGGCGCGGTCGCGGATTTCCTGAATATGTCCCTGCCCGGCTGGCAGAACCCCTACAGCTTCAACGTGGCCGACATCGCCATCTTTGCGGGCGCCATTGGCCTGGTGCTGGTGCCGCAGAAGAAGCAGCCAGAAAAGCCGGTCCGAAAGCCTCGTGACAAGACCCGTGACGGCACCGGCAAATCCGGCTAG
- a CDS encoding DUF3035 domain-containing protein yields MQAFVKGIAVAGVMGLGACGSNQLMNIETGQNSPDEFAILPTRALSMPPNLALLPAPTPGGANITDPNPNADAVAALGGNPARLANQGVAAADGALIAHATRRGTDPAIRERLAESDAEWRSRNKRRPLEALFGTTVYQRAYRPLALDSQTEQQRWQRAGAITQTSPAPPEE; encoded by the coding sequence ATGCAGGCTTTCGTCAAGGGCATCGCCGTCGCGGGCGTCATGGGGCTGGGCGCCTGCGGCAGCAACCAGTTGATGAATATCGAAACCGGCCAGAACAGCCCGGACGAATTCGCCATCCTGCCGACCCGCGCCTTGTCCATGCCGCCCAACCTGGCGCTGCTGCCCGCCCCCACGCCGGGCGGGGCCAACATCACCGACCCGAACCCCAATGCCGACGCGGTGGCTGCGCTTGGCGGCAATCCCGCGCGGCTGGCGAACCAAGGCGTCGCCGCAGCGGACGGGGCACTGATCGCCCATGCCACACGGCGCGGCACCGACCCCGCGATCCGCGAACGCCTGGCCGAATCTGACGCCGAATGGCGGTCGCGCAACAAGCGCCGCCCGCTTGAGGCGCTGTTCGGCACCACCGTCTATCAGCGGGCCTATCGTCCCCTGGCGCTTGATTCGCAGACCGAACAGCAACGCTGGCAGCGTGCGGGCGCGATCACCCAGACCTCGCCCGCCCCGCCCGAGGAATGA
- a CDS encoding cytochrome P450: MTADFDPAHPDFGENPWPAYARLRAAPGLPLWNGFHLATRFADVQAIAFDRRMVRGTGFMDPGARRQVQVTGNFHDMPFHERFVQTSMLELDGPDHDRLRRAVFPFFTKTRLESLRPFVTHWVDAALDRLLPQGGFDFVADLAAHLPGQVIGHLIGTDPALAPQMTRWSDDTVSYFDVSRRTPDRKKRAETAARLFHDALQDLYAARKARPRDDLISAMTRVKGAGLLSHDELIATVMQILHAGHGSTIDVMGSGLHALMSHPDQLARLRADPGLMPTAVQEVFRFAPPLIFFHRHASEDLAICGQDWPKGTTFGLLYASANRDPAAFADPDRFDVGRKPNLHLAFGAGPHVCLGNNLARLNMEILFTALLARTRGIFPAGLATWKTGLQSHGPASQPVHVTTH, from the coding sequence ATGACGGCGGATTTCGATCCGGCGCATCCCGATTTCGGCGAAAATCCCTGGCCTGCCTATGCCCGGCTGCGGGCGGCACCCGGCCTGCCGCTGTGGAACGGGTTTCACCTGGCCACGCGGTTCGCGGATGTGCAGGCCATCGCCTTCGACCGACGGATGGTGCGGGGCACGGGCTTCATGGACCCCGGTGCCAGGCGGCAGGTGCAGGTGACCGGGAATTTCCACGATATGCCGTTTCACGAACGCTTCGTGCAGACATCAATGCTGGAATTGGACGGGCCGGACCATGACCGGCTGCGGCGCGCGGTGTTTCCATTCTTTACCAAGACCCGGCTGGAAAGCCTGCGGCCCTTTGTCACGCATTGGGTCGATGCCGCGCTTGACCGCCTGCTCCCGCAGGGCGGCTTTGATTTCGTCGCCGATCTGGCGGCCCATCTGCCGGGACAGGTGATCGGCCACCTGATCGGCACCGACCCCGCGCTTGCCCCGCAGATGACGCGGTGGTCGGACGACACCGTCAGCTATTTCGATGTCAGCCGCCGCACCCCAGACCGCAAGAAGCGGGCCGAGACGGCGGCGCGGCTGTTCCATGACGCGCTGCAAGACCTTTATGCCGCCCGCAAGGCCCGGCCCCGCGACGACCTGATAAGCGCGATGACCAGGGTCAAGGGCGCGGGCCTGCTGTCCCATGACGAACTGATCGCCACGGTGATGCAGATCCTGCACGCAGGCCACGGATCGACCATCGACGTGATGGGCAGCGGGCTGCACGCGCTGATGTCCCACCCGGACCAGTTGGCCCGGCTGCGGGCGGACCCCGGCCTGATGCCGACGGCGGTTCAGGAAGTGTTCCGCTTTGCGCCGCCGCTGATCTTCTTTCACCGCCACGCATCCGAGGATCTGGCGATCTGCGGGCAGGATTGGCCAAAGGGAACGACCTTTGGCCTTCTTTATGCCAGTGCCAACCGCGATCCCGCCGCCTTTGCGGATCCCGACCGTTTCGACGTGGGCCGCAAGCCGAACCTGCATCTGGCCTTTGGGGCCGGTCCCCATGTCTGCCTGGGCAACAACCTTGCGCGGTTGAACATGGAGATCCTGTTCACCGCCCTGCTGGCCCGGACCCGCGGCATCTTCCCTGCCGGTTTGGCGACCTGGAAGACCGGGCTGCAATCCCATGGTCCGGCCAGCCAGCCCGTTCATGTGACGACACATTAG
- a CDS encoding M16 family metallopeptidase — MLRPTLPTLLALAVSTLPALAETPSPENNGVTHFTLPNGLETVVIEDHRAPVVVQMVWYRIGSADEPPGKSGIAHYLEHLMFKGTEKLEPGELSKTVTANGGMDNAFTSYDYTAYFQRIASDRLPLVMEMEADRMANLRIGEDDWQAERQVVLEERAQRVDSDPGSLFAEERNATLFYNHPYGRPVIGWRAEMEGLTRDDALAWYDNHYSPNEAILILAGDVTPEKARELAEKYYGPIPAKGEAEPRIRPQEPDQRSPRRMEMTDPRVPQPVMTRSYLAPERNPGDQADAAALTVLAELLGGSMQTSVLGQELAMKGKALWVNAGYDGFSVDPTNFGISLVPADGMAPDKAEAELDRVLAQFLETGPDQADLDRVKTQIEAARVYTLDSAHGRAYDYGQGLATGLTVQDVNDWPDILAAVTADDVMQMARQVLGSEATVTGWLLPPPADAVPTPAANTPTDTPSPEVQG; from the coding sequence ATGCTTCGACCGACCCTGCCCACCTTGCTGGCCCTGGCTGTCAGCACCCTGCCCGCGCTTGCCGAAACGCCGTCCCCCGAAAACAACGGCGTCACCCATTTCACCCTGCCCAACGGCCTTGAAACCGTCGTGATCGAGGATCACCGCGCCCCTGTGGTGGTGCAGATGGTTTGGTACCGGATCGGATCGGCGGACGAGCCGCCCGGCAAGTCGGGGATCGCGCATTACCTGGAACACCTGATGTTCAAGGGCACCGAAAAACTGGAGCCGGGCGAGTTGTCCAAGACCGTGACTGCCAATGGCGGCATGGACAACGCCTTCACCAGTTACGACTATACCGCCTATTTCCAGCGCATCGCCTCGGACCGCCTGCCGCTGGTGATGGAGATGGAGGCCGACCGGATGGCCAACCTGCGCATCGGCGAGGATGACTGGCAGGCCGAACGGCAAGTGGTTCTGGAGGAACGGGCGCAGCGCGTGGACAGCGATCCCGGATCCCTGTTCGCCGAGGAACGCAACGCCACGCTGTTCTATAACCACCCTTACGGCCGCCCGGTGATCGGCTGGCGTGCCGAGATGGAGGGGCTGACGCGCGACGATGCCTTGGCCTGGTATGACAACCATTATTCCCCGAACGAGGCGATCCTGATCCTGGCGGGCGACGTGACGCCCGAAAAGGCCCGCGAACTGGCCGAGAAATACTATGGCCCGATCCCGGCCAAGGGAGAGGCCGAGCCGCGCATCCGCCCGCAGGAACCCGATCAGCGGTCGCCGCGCCGGATGGAGATGACCGATCCCCGCGTGCCGCAACCGGTGATGACGCGCAGCTATCTGGCCCCCGAACGCAATCCCGGCGACCAGGCGGATGCCGCCGCCCTGACCGTGCTGGCGGAACTGCTGGGCGGTTCCATGCAGACATCCGTCCTGGGGCAGGAACTGGCCATGAAGGGCAAGGCGCTGTGGGTGAACGCGGGCTATGACGGGTTTTCCGTCGATCCGACCAACTTCGGCATCTCTCTGGTCCCTGCCGACGGCATGGCGCCGGACAAGGCCGAGGCCGAACTGGACCGCGTGCTGGCGCAATTCCTGGAAACCGGTCCGGACCAGGCTGACCTGGACCGGGTCAAGACCCAGATCGAGGCCGCGCGGGTCTATACGCTCGATTCGGCCCATGGGCGTGCCTATGATTATGGCCAGGGGCTGGCCACCGGGCTGACGGTCCAGGACGTGAACGACTGGCCCGATATCCTGGCCGCAGTCACGGCCGATGACGTGATGCAGATGGCCCGTCAGGTGCTGGGCAGCGAGGCCACCGTGACCGGCTGGCTTCTGCCCCCTCCGGCGGATGCGGTCCCAACGCCGGCAGCCAATACCCCCACCGACACCCCCAGCCCCGAGGTGCAAGGATGA
- a CDS encoding M16 family metallopeptidase produces MIRAAIALFLAVLAVPAHAIDIQAVTSPGGIKAWLVQDDTIPFVAVEFAFKGGASLDQPGKRGAINLMAATLEEGAGSRDSVAFAQAVEDLGARFSFDAGDDSLSVGMRALSENRDEAAALLAEALTQPRFDDAAIERVRAQVQSIIRSEATDPQSIAAKEMSRQAWGDHPYATSLNGTEDSVAALTRQDLVAAKNRVLARDRVVVGAAGDISPEELGLLLDKVLGGLPEQGTAPLPEPARLQLTGGVTVIDWDSPQTVVSFAGPGLPIDDPDYFAAFVANHILGGGGFSSRLMEEIREKRGLTYGVGTTLATGVYGQTWRGGMAGSNATTGEAVDLIKAEWDRMAQGVTDRELTDAKTYLTGEYPLRFDGNGSIAGILAGMQLIGFPIDYVNTRNAKVEAVTAEDVKRVAEELLAADKLRFVLVGRPGGIEATDRTDAAKVVN; encoded by the coding sequence ATGATCCGCGCCGCCATTGCCCTGTTCCTTGCCGTTCTGGCCGTCCCGGCCCATGCCATCGACATCCAGGCCGTTACATCCCCCGGCGGCATCAAGGCCTGGCTGGTCCAGGACGACACGATCCCCTTTGTTGCCGTGGAATTTGCCTTCAAGGGCGGCGCCAGCCTGGACCAGCCCGGCAAGCGCGGCGCCATCAACCTAATGGCCGCCACGCTGGAGGAAGGCGCAGGCAGCCGCGATTCCGTGGCATTCGCCCAGGCGGTCGAGGATCTGGGCGCCCGGTTTTCCTTCGACGCGGGCGACGATTCGCTGTCCGTCGGGATGCGCGCGCTGTCCGAAAACCGCGACGAGGCCGCAGCCCTGTTGGCCGAGGCGCTGACCCAGCCCCGCTTCGACGACGCGGCGATTGAACGCGTCCGCGCGCAGGTGCAATCGATCATCCGGTCCGAGGCGACGGATCCGCAATCCATCGCCGCCAAGGAAATGTCGCGGCAGGCCTGGGGCGACCATCCCTATGCGACCTCCCTCAACGGGACGGAGGATTCCGTGGCGGCCCTGACGCGGCAGGATCTGGTGGCCGCCAAGAATCGCGTGCTGGCCCGCGACCGCGTGGTGGTGGGGGCCGCAGGCGACATATCGCCCGAGGAACTGGGCCTTTTGCTGGACAAGGTGCTGGGCGGCCTGCCCGAACAGGGGACTGCGCCCTTGCCGGAACCTGCCCGACTGCAACTGACCGGCGGGGTCACGGTGATCGACTGGGACAGTCCGCAGACCGTTGTCAGCTTTGCGGGGCCGGGTCTGCCCATCGACGATCCCGACTACTTCGCGGCCTTTGTCGCCAACCATATCCTGGGCGGCGGCGGCTTCAGCTCCCGCCTAATGGAGGAGATCCGCGAAAAGCGCGGGCTGACCTATGGCGTGGGCACGACGCTGGCCACCGGGGTTTACGGCCAGACCTGGCGAGGCGGCATGGCCGGGTCGAACGCGACCACCGGCGAGGCGGTCGATCTGATCAAGGCTGAATGGGACCGCATGGCGCAGGGCGTGACCGACCGGGAACTGACCGACGCCAAGACCTATCTGACCGGCGAATATCCCCTGCGCTTTGACGGCAACGGCAGCATCGCGGGGATTCTGGCCGGGATGCAGTTGATCGGCTTTCCCATTGACTATGTGAACACCCGAAACGCCAAGGTCGAGGCCGTCACGGCAGAGGACGTAAAGCGTGTCGCGGAAGAATTGCTGGCTGCGGACAAGCTGCGCTTTGTGCTGGTGGGCCGGCCCGGGGGGATCGAGGCCACGGACAGGACCGATGCGGCCAAGGTCGTGAACTGA
- the mutL gene encoding DNA mismatch repair endonuclease MutL produces MNTHDPHIRPVIRQLDEAVANRIAAGEVVERPASAVKELVENALDAGASRIDIAIEDGGKRLIRVCDDGCGMAPGDLPLALSRHATSKIDGSDLLAIRSFGFRGEALPSLGAVGRLTITSRTRGGDGAVIAVAGGKVAPVRPAAANPGTVVELRDLFFATPARLKFLRGDRAETMAVADCIRRLAMAEPFVGFTLTADGKEIFRADAEGGELFGALQTRLSRVMGRDFIDNALAIDAQRDGLVLTGFAALPTWSRGAAVAQHLYVNGRPVRDKLLTGALRAGYMDVLASGRHPAAVLYLACDPQLVDVNVHPAKAEVRFRDPQAARGLVVSALRHGLAGAGHRASSTVGDATLAAFSAEPRAYRADYRPSATAIRASLDLQAPVPGFAEAPSARTEEPAAPTDAPLGAARAQIHENYIIAQTGDGVVIVDGHAAHERLVYERLKAQAAATGIARQALLIPEIVDLSDADAARILSVAGDLADLGLVIEPFGGGAVAVRETPAMLARLDVAALIRDILDDLADQGASDRLQGRLDAVLSSMACHGSVRSGRRMTADEMNALLRDMERTPRSGQCNHGRPTWVKLRLSDIERLFGRKD; encoded by the coding sequence ATGAACACCCATGACCCCCATATCCGGCCAGTCATTCGGCAACTGGACGAAGCGGTCGCCAACCGTATCGCGGCGGGCGAGGTGGTGGAACGGCCCGCCTCGGCGGTCAAGGAACTGGTGGAAAACGCCCTTGATGCCGGAGCCTCACGCATCGACATCGCCATCGAGGACGGCGGCAAGCGGCTGATCCGGGTTTGCGACGATGGCTGCGGCATGGCGCCTGGCGACCTGCCCTTGGCCTTGTCGCGCCACGCCACCAGCAAGATCGACGGATCGGACCTGCTTGCGATCCGCAGTTTCGGCTTTCGGGGCGAGGCGCTGCCGTCCCTGGGCGCGGTGGGCCGGTTGACCATCACGTCGCGGACGCGGGGCGGGGATGGCGCGGTGATCGCGGTGGCGGGGGGCAAGGTCGCGCCAGTGCGTCCGGCGGCGGCCAATCCTGGCACGGTCGTGGAACTGCGCGATCTGTTCTTTGCGACGCCCGCCCGTCTGAAATTCCTGCGCGGCGACCGGGCCGAGACGATGGCCGTGGCCGATTGCATCCGCCGCCTGGCCATGGCCGAGCCTTTCGTGGGCTTCACGCTGACGGCGGACGGCAAGGAAATCTTTCGCGCCGATGCCGAAGGGGGCGAATTGTTCGGCGCCTTGCAGACCCGGCTGTCGCGCGTGATGGGCAGGGACTTCATCGACAATGCCCTTGCCATCGACGCCCAACGCGACGGGCTGGTCCTGACGGGCTTTGCCGCCCTGCCCACCTGGTCACGCGGCGCGGCAGTGGCGCAGCATCTGTATGTGAACGGCAGGCCTGTGCGAGACAAGCTGCTGACGGGCGCCTTGCGGGCGGGATACATGGATGTGCTGGCATCGGGGCGCCATCCGGCGGCGGTGCTGTATCTGGCCTGCGACCCGCAGCTTGTCGATGTGAACGTCCATCCCGCCAAGGCCGAGGTCCGTTTCCGTGATCCCCAGGCCGCGCGGGGCCTGGTGGTCAGCGCCTTGCGCCACGGGCTGGCCGGTGCGGGGCATCGCGCCTCGTCAACGGTGGGGGACGCAACGCTGGCGGCCTTCAGCGCCGAACCCCGCGCTTATCGGGCGGACTATCGGCCCTCGGCCACGGCGATCCGGGCCAGCCTTGATTTGCAGGCACCGGTTCCGGGCTTTGCCGAGGCACCCTCGGCCCGGACCGAGGAACCCGCTGCGCCAACGGACGCCCCCCTGGGCGCCGCACGGGCGCAGATCCATGAGAACTATATCATCGCCCAGACCGGGGACGGTGTGGTGATCGTCGATGGGCACGCGGCCCATGAGCGGCTGGTTTACGAACGGCTGAAGGCGCAGGCGGCGGCCACCGGCATTGCCCGCCAGGCCCTGCTCATCCCCGAGATCGTGGATCTGTCCGACGCCGATGCGGCGCGGATCCTGTCAGTCGCGGGCGATCTGGCGGATCTGGGCCTAGTGATCGAACCCTTTGGCGGGGGCGCCGTCGCGGTGCGCGAAACCCCGGCAATGCTGGCAAGACTGGACGTAGCCGCGCTGATCCGCGACATCTTGGACGATCTGGCGGACCAGGGCGCATCGGACCGGCTGCAGGGGCGCCTGGATGCGGTTCTGTCGTCGATGGCCTGCCATGGATCGGTCCGGTCCGGGCGCCGCATGACCGCCGATGAGATGAACGCGCTGTTGCGCGACATGGAACGCACGCCCCGTTCCGGCCAGTGCAACCATGGCCGCCCGACCTGGGTCAAGCTGCGCCTGTCCGATATCGAGCGGCTGTTCGGCCGCAAGGATTGA
- a CDS encoding DUF3775 domain-containing protein, producing the protein MLHISPDKIAHIIIRARQYDSGVNPWAHSGSRAQHGVQSELRDFIANLNEDEQASLVAVMWIGRESFEPEELEEAIQTARVERTTPTEDYLMGEPRLADLLESGLEALGISPEDAEDDLNRPV; encoded by the coding sequence ATGCTGCATATCAGTCCCGACAAGATCGCCCATATCATCATCCGCGCCCGCCAATACGACAGCGGCGTCAACCCCTGGGCACATTCAGGCAGCAGGGCGCAGCACGGGGTGCAATCCGAACTGCGCGATTTCATCGCCAACCTGAACGAGGACGAACAGGCCAGCCTTGTCGCGGTGATGTGGATCGGCCGCGAAAGCTTCGAACCCGAGGAACTGGAGGAAGCCATCCAGACCGCCCGTGTCGAACGCACCACCCCGACCGAGGATTACCTGATGGGCGAACCCCGGCTGGCCGATCTGCTGGAATCCGGTCTGGAAGCCCTCGGCATCTCGCCCGAGGATGCCGAGGACGACCTGAACCGTCCGGTTTGA